Proteins encoded within one genomic window of Deltaproteobacteria bacterium:
- a CDS encoding DUF134 domain-containing protein produces MTRPRKCRFVENSPTVDYFKPRGVPMGLLKEVRLSVEGFEALRLSEIMGLDQDEAAVRMKISRHTFGRVLAMARKTVAEAVVLGMALRIEGGAFTVEGAESTYEVPGKMGGICRMEDKTEGLENSMSVIAISSEGPSLDDLVDPRFGRAAGFVIFDTQTKVHSYLDNGSSQARAQGAGIQAAEIVADAEASVVLTGYVGPKAFQALTAVGIKVVQDLGGITVREALRRCAEGGVEFAEGPNR; encoded by the coding sequence ATGACCCGACCGAGAAAATGCCGATTCGTGGAAAATTCGCCCACGGTGGACTACTTCAAGCCTCGCGGGGTTCCCATGGGCCTTTTGAAAGAGGTCAGGCTCTCGGTGGAAGGCTTCGAGGCACTGAGGCTTTCTGAAATCATGGGTCTTGACCAGGACGAAGCGGCGGTACGCATGAAAATTTCCCGCCACACCTTTGGCCGCGTTCTGGCAATGGCGCGGAAGACAGTGGCGGAGGCCGTGGTTCTTGGCATGGCCCTTCGCATAGAAGGGGGGGCCTTTACGGTGGAAGGCGCGGAAAGCACCTACGAGGTCCCCGGAAAAATGGGCGGAATATGCCGCATGGAAGACAAAACCGAAGGATTGGAGAACAGCATGTCCGTGATTGCCATTTCAAGCGAAGGCCCAAGCCTCGACGACCTGGTTGACCCCCGTTTCGGGCGGGCCGCCGGTTTCGTCATATTCGACACCCAGACGAAGGTTCACAGTTATCTTGACAACGGCTCATCACAGGCCAGGGCCCAGGGAGCGGGAATCCAGGCTGCCGAAATTGTGGCTGATGCGGAAGCCTCCGTGGTGCTTACCGGCTACGTCGGCCCCAAGGCGTTTCAGGCTCTGACCGCAGTTGGAATTAAGGTGGTGCAGGATTTGGGCGGAATCACGGTGAGAGAGGCCTTGAGGCGCTGCGCCGAAGGCGGCGTGGAATTCGCCGAAGGCCCTAACAGATAG
- a CDS encoding methyltransferase domain-containing protein gives MKLTNQYNRMIYKIWSPVYDAVLGGFFNKGRVRSIAVATLQPGEKVLLVGVGTGSDLPLLPQGVSAVGTDISEPMLTRAKAKLPLPGRDISLLQGDAMDMAFADGTFDVILMNLILSVVPDPGKCMAEALRVLRPNGRIVIFDKFLPDGAKPALRRRLANLGSTLAGTDINRRLGDILKGLPVRIVHDEPSILGGMYRVVLLKKI, from the coding sequence ATGAAACTCACCAATCAATACAACCGCATGATCTATAAAATTTGGTCCCCGGTCTACGACGCGGTATTGGGCGGCTTTTTCAACAAGGGGCGAGTAAGATCGATTGCCGTGGCCACTCTGCAACCGGGCGAAAAAGTTCTCCTGGTCGGCGTCGGTACGGGTTCCGATTTGCCGCTTTTGCCACAGGGCGTGAGCGCCGTGGGAACCGACATAAGCGAACCGATGCTTACCCGCGCAAAAGCGAAGCTTCCTCTGCCGGGCCGGGATATTTCCCTTCTGCAGGGCGACGCCATGGACATGGCCTTTGCGGACGGCACTTTCGACGTTATTTTGATGAACCTTATTTTGAGCGTCGTTCCCGATCCGGGTAAATGCATGGCCGAAGCCCTTCGGGTTCTCCGGCCAAACGGCAGGATCGTCATTTTCGACAAGTTCCTTCCGGACGGCGCGAAACCGGCCCTCCGCCGCCGCCTGGCCAATCTTGGCTCAACGCTTGCCGGCACCGATATCAACCGCCGTCTTGGCGACATTCTTAAAGGCCTGCCTGTAAGAATCGTTCATGATGAACCGAGTATTTTAGGCGGAATGTACAGGGTCGTGCTCCTGAAGAAGATTTAG
- a CDS encoding ATP-binding protein, with protein sequence MIVAVASGKGGTGKTTVSASLASVWDKGVTAVDLDVEEPNLHLFLKPEISGSAPANLETPVADESLCNLCRACSHFCQYKAITVMGKILMIFPEMCHGCGGCIAGCPQKALSAGSRELGEILWGKSGKIDFLMGRLRVGEAMSPPLMRLVKSRLSEMITVHPTDAIIDCPPGVSCPAINSVMDADVIVLVTEPTPFGFYDFKLAIEAFAPLEKPMGAVINRAGVGENSVYGFCAEKGIPILAEIPYDRAVAEAYSKGLVVAEASERMKTTFLGLAEKIRGLAGGKGAFRA encoded by the coding sequence ATGATTGTTGCCGTTGCAAGCGGCAAGGGCGGAACAGGCAAGACCACGGTTTCGGCCTCCCTGGCCTCGGTCTGGGACAAGGGCGTCACCGCCGTTGACCTGGACGTGGAGGAACCCAACCTTCATCTATTTTTAAAGCCGGAAATCTCCGGGAGCGCCCCCGCGAACCTCGAAACGCCGGTGGCGGACGAGAGCCTGTGCAATCTGTGCCGGGCCTGCTCGCATTTCTGCCAGTACAAGGCCATCACAGTGATGGGCAAGATTTTGATGATCTTTCCCGAAATGTGCCACGGCTGCGGAGGCTGCATCGCGGGCTGCCCCCAGAAGGCGCTTTCGGCGGGAAGCCGGGAGCTTGGCGAGATTTTATGGGGCAAAAGCGGCAAGATCGATTTCCTCATGGGCCGACTCCGGGTGGGCGAGGCCATGAGCCCACCCCTCATGCGGCTCGTCAAGTCGCGGCTTTCGGAAATGATTACCGTTCATCCGACGGACGCCATAATCGACTGCCCGCCCGGCGTGAGCTGTCCGGCCATCAATTCGGTGATGGACGCGGACGTGATCGTCCTGGTGACGGAGCCCACTCCCTTCGGATTTTATGACTTCAAGCTGGCTATAGAGGCGTTTGCCCCTCTTGAAAAGCCAATGGGCGCTGTCATCAACCGGGCAGGAGTGGGGGAAAACAGCGTTTACGGATTCTGCGCGGAAAAGGGCATACCCATCCTGGCGGAAATCCCCTACGACAGGGCCGTTGCGGAGGCCTACTCCAAAGGGCTGGTGGTGGCCGAGGCGTCGGAACGGATGAAAACGACCTTCCTGGGCCTTGCGGAAAAAATCCGTGGGCTTGCCGGGGGAAAGGGGGCTTTCCGTGCCTGA